From one Lycium barbarum isolate Lr01 chromosome 6, ASM1917538v2, whole genome shotgun sequence genomic stretch:
- the LOC132599416 gene encoding AT-rich interactive domain-containing protein 6-like isoform X1 → MAGKDDTNGTESTKDDNLVTAGKELFKDVGKGEPPILDSKSLQDDKVFLKSPTKAEGESQGPGGCRDSTDLDSAEQLDSIVQNESPVEVRPEDEEPIKPKDGVTWGELSGVHPATQLESCMVHVTGTEELKIGVKRCGSLLGNKEMEENPKRGAILTEALMENEMEEGLDDVLKVTEMLSADKTKDALLKPELDVEHDIDVKTPAKTFLLDANLIGEDESGTEEEQAAFMKELEAFHKERCLEFKAPRFYGEPLNCLKLWRAVIRLGGYEQVTSCKLWRQVGESFKPPKTCTTVSWTFRCFYEKALLEYEKHKMRSGELPFTDAAFAEPTSAGIQGHQPFGSGRARRDAAARAMQGWHSQRLLGNGEVGDPIIKEKNSVSLPKREKQLKSIGLKRKKPSPMEHAAKVTGVKLSKPHLETMVVDIGPPADWVKINVQKTKDCYEVYALVPGLLREEVRVQSDPAGRLVISGQPEQLDNPWGVAPFKKVVSLPSRIDPHQTSAVVTLHGQLFVRVPFEQSNM, encoded by the exons ATGGCTGGTAAGGACGACACAAATGGAACTGAGTCAACAAAGGACGACAACTTGGTGACTGCTGGAAAGGAGCTGTTTAAAGACGTCGGTAAGGGTGAGCCCCCCATACTTGATTCTAAGAGTCTTCAAGACGACAAGGTTTTCCTCAAATCTCCCACCAAAGCTGAAGGTGAATCTCAAGGCCCCGGTGGCTGTAGGGACAGTACTGATCTTGATTCTGCTGAACAACTGGACTCCATAGTCCAGAATGAGAGTCCAGTGGAAGTTAGACCTGAGGATGAAGAACCTATTAAACCGAAAGATGGGGTGACTTGGGGGGAGTTGAGTGGAGTCCATCCGGCAACTCAACTGGAATCATGTATGGTACATGTTACTGGAACAGAGGAACTAAAAATTGGAGTGAAGAGGTGTGGCTCACTCTTAGGCAATAAAGAAATGGAAGAGAACCCGAAGCGAGGAGCAATTCTGACGGAGGCATTAATGGAAAATGAAATGGAGGAGGGATTGGATGATGTGCTGAAAGTGACAGAGATGCTATCAGCCGATAAGACTAAGGATGCATTGCTAAAGCCCGAGTTGGACGTCGAACATGATATTGATGTGAAAACACCTGCCAAGACCTTTCTGCTGGATGCAAATCTCATCGGGGAAGATGAGTCTGGAACAGAAGAAGAGCAAGCTGCGTTTATGAAAGAGCTAGAAGCTTTCCACAAAGAAAGGTGCTTGGAGTTCAAGGCCCCACGGTTCTATGGAGAGCCATTAAATTGTCTCAA GTTGTGGAGAGCAGTGATCAGACTTGGTGGTTATGAGCAG GTAACATCATGCAAGCTATGGCGACAAGTAGGAGAATCGTTCAAACCCCCTAA GACTTGTACTACTGTCTCTTGGACATTCCGATGTTTTTATGAGAAG GCCCTACTGGAATATGAAAAGCACAAAATGCGTAGTGGCGAGCTTCCTTTCACCGATGCTGCTTTTGCAGAACCCACTAGTGCTGGAATCCAG GGGCATCAACCCTTTGGATCAGGTCGAGCAAGAAGAGATGCTGCAGCTCGAGCCATGCAAGGTTGGCATTCTCAACGTCTTCTTGGTAATGGTGAGGTTGGAGATCCTATCATTAAG GAGAAGAACTCAGTATCTTTGCCAAAGCGTGAAAAGCAACTTAAAAGCATTG GTTTGAAACGGAAAAAGCCTTCTCCCATGGAGCATGCTGCCAAAGTTACTGGCGTGAAATTATCAAAACCGCA TTTGGAGACAATGGTGGTGGATATTGGCCCTCCTGCTGACTGGGTGAAGATCAATGTGCAGAAAACT AAGGATTGCTATGAAGTCTATGCTTTAGTTCCTGGCCTTTTGCGTGAAGAG GTTCGTGTGCAGTCTGATCCTGCTGGACGCTTGGTTATTTCTGGCCAACCTGAACAGCTGGACAATCCTTGGGGTGTTGCTCCATTCAAAAAG GTAGTCAGCTTACCTTCAAGAATTGATCCTCACCAGACCTCTGCTGTGGTTACCCTGCATGGGCAGCTCTTTGTGCGTGTACCATTTGAACAATCAAATATGTAG
- the LOC132599416 gene encoding AT-rich interactive domain-containing protein 6-like isoform X2 yields MAGKDDTNGTESTKDDNLVTAGKELFKDVGKGEPPILDSKSLQDDKVFLKSPTKAEGESQGPGGCRDSTDLDSAEQLDSIVQNESPVEVRPEDEEPIKPKDGVTWGELSGVHPATQLESCMVHVTGTEELKIGVKRCGSLLGNKEMEENPKRGAILTEALMENEMEEGLDDVLKVTEMLSADKTKDALLKPELDVEHDIDVKTPAKTFLLDANLIGEDESGTEEEQAAFMKELEAFHKERCLEFKAPRFYGEPLNCLKLWRAVIRLGGYEQVTSCKLWRQVGESFKPPKTCTTVSWTFRCFYEKALLEYEKHKMRSGELPFTDAAFAEPTSAGIQGHQPFGSGRARRDAAARAMQGWHSQRLLGNGEVGDPIIKEKNSVSLPKREKQLKSIGLKRKKPSPMEHAAKVTGVKLSKPHLETMVVDIGPPADWVKINVQKTKDCYEVYALVPGLLREESDPAGRLVISGQPEQLDNPWGVAPFKKVVSLPSRIDPHQTSAVVTLHGQLFVRVPFEQSNM; encoded by the exons ATGGCTGGTAAGGACGACACAAATGGAACTGAGTCAACAAAGGACGACAACTTGGTGACTGCTGGAAAGGAGCTGTTTAAAGACGTCGGTAAGGGTGAGCCCCCCATACTTGATTCTAAGAGTCTTCAAGACGACAAGGTTTTCCTCAAATCTCCCACCAAAGCTGAAGGTGAATCTCAAGGCCCCGGTGGCTGTAGGGACAGTACTGATCTTGATTCTGCTGAACAACTGGACTCCATAGTCCAGAATGAGAGTCCAGTGGAAGTTAGACCTGAGGATGAAGAACCTATTAAACCGAAAGATGGGGTGACTTGGGGGGAGTTGAGTGGAGTCCATCCGGCAACTCAACTGGAATCATGTATGGTACATGTTACTGGAACAGAGGAACTAAAAATTGGAGTGAAGAGGTGTGGCTCACTCTTAGGCAATAAAGAAATGGAAGAGAACCCGAAGCGAGGAGCAATTCTGACGGAGGCATTAATGGAAAATGAAATGGAGGAGGGATTGGATGATGTGCTGAAAGTGACAGAGATGCTATCAGCCGATAAGACTAAGGATGCATTGCTAAAGCCCGAGTTGGACGTCGAACATGATATTGATGTGAAAACACCTGCCAAGACCTTTCTGCTGGATGCAAATCTCATCGGGGAAGATGAGTCTGGAACAGAAGAAGAGCAAGCTGCGTTTATGAAAGAGCTAGAAGCTTTCCACAAAGAAAGGTGCTTGGAGTTCAAGGCCCCACGGTTCTATGGAGAGCCATTAAATTGTCTCAA GTTGTGGAGAGCAGTGATCAGACTTGGTGGTTATGAGCAG GTAACATCATGCAAGCTATGGCGACAAGTAGGAGAATCGTTCAAACCCCCTAA GACTTGTACTACTGTCTCTTGGACATTCCGATGTTTTTATGAGAAG GCCCTACTGGAATATGAAAAGCACAAAATGCGTAGTGGCGAGCTTCCTTTCACCGATGCTGCTTTTGCAGAACCCACTAGTGCTGGAATCCAG GGGCATCAACCCTTTGGATCAGGTCGAGCAAGAAGAGATGCTGCAGCTCGAGCCATGCAAGGTTGGCATTCTCAACGTCTTCTTGGTAATGGTGAGGTTGGAGATCCTATCATTAAG GAGAAGAACTCAGTATCTTTGCCAAAGCGTGAAAAGCAACTTAAAAGCATTG GTTTGAAACGGAAAAAGCCTTCTCCCATGGAGCATGCTGCCAAAGTTACTGGCGTGAAATTATCAAAACCGCA TTTGGAGACAATGGTGGTGGATATTGGCCCTCCTGCTGACTGGGTGAAGATCAATGTGCAGAAAACT AAGGATTGCTATGAAGTCTATGCTTTAGTTCCTGGCCTTTTGCGTGAAGAG TCTGATCCTGCTGGACGCTTGGTTATTTCTGGCCAACCTGAACAGCTGGACAATCCTTGGGGTGTTGCTCCATTCAAAAAG GTAGTCAGCTTACCTTCAAGAATTGATCCTCACCAGACCTCTGCTGTGGTTACCCTGCATGGGCAGCTCTTTGTGCGTGTACCATTTGAACAATCAAATATGTAG
- the LOC132599416 gene encoding AT-rich interactive domain-containing protein 6-like isoform X3 — MAGKDDTNGTESTKDDNLVTAGKELFKDVGKGEPPILDSKSLQDDKVFLKSPTKAEGESQGPGGCRDSTDLDSAEQLDSIVQNESPVEVRPEDEEPIKPKDGVTWGELSGVHPATQLESCMVHVTGTEELKIGVKRCGSLLGNKEMEENPKRGAILTEALMENEMEEGLDDVLKVTEMLSADKTKDALLKPELDVEHDIDVKTPAKTFLLDANLIGEDESGTEEEQAAFMKELEAFHKERCLEFKAPRFYGEPLNCLKLWRAVIRLGGYEQVTSCKLWRQVGESFKPPKTCTTVSWTFRCFYEKALLEYEKHKMRSGELPFTDAAFAEPTSAGIQGHQPFGSGRARRDAAARAMQGWHSQRLLGNGEVGDPIIKEKNSVSLPKREKQLKSIGLKRKKPSPMEHAAKVTGVKLSKPHLETMVVDIGPPADWVKINVQKTVRFSFSTEGLL, encoded by the exons ATGGCTGGTAAGGACGACACAAATGGAACTGAGTCAACAAAGGACGACAACTTGGTGACTGCTGGAAAGGAGCTGTTTAAAGACGTCGGTAAGGGTGAGCCCCCCATACTTGATTCTAAGAGTCTTCAAGACGACAAGGTTTTCCTCAAATCTCCCACCAAAGCTGAAGGTGAATCTCAAGGCCCCGGTGGCTGTAGGGACAGTACTGATCTTGATTCTGCTGAACAACTGGACTCCATAGTCCAGAATGAGAGTCCAGTGGAAGTTAGACCTGAGGATGAAGAACCTATTAAACCGAAAGATGGGGTGACTTGGGGGGAGTTGAGTGGAGTCCATCCGGCAACTCAACTGGAATCATGTATGGTACATGTTACTGGAACAGAGGAACTAAAAATTGGAGTGAAGAGGTGTGGCTCACTCTTAGGCAATAAAGAAATGGAAGAGAACCCGAAGCGAGGAGCAATTCTGACGGAGGCATTAATGGAAAATGAAATGGAGGAGGGATTGGATGATGTGCTGAAAGTGACAGAGATGCTATCAGCCGATAAGACTAAGGATGCATTGCTAAAGCCCGAGTTGGACGTCGAACATGATATTGATGTGAAAACACCTGCCAAGACCTTTCTGCTGGATGCAAATCTCATCGGGGAAGATGAGTCTGGAACAGAAGAAGAGCAAGCTGCGTTTATGAAAGAGCTAGAAGCTTTCCACAAAGAAAGGTGCTTGGAGTTCAAGGCCCCACGGTTCTATGGAGAGCCATTAAATTGTCTCAA GTTGTGGAGAGCAGTGATCAGACTTGGTGGTTATGAGCAG GTAACATCATGCAAGCTATGGCGACAAGTAGGAGAATCGTTCAAACCCCCTAA GACTTGTACTACTGTCTCTTGGACATTCCGATGTTTTTATGAGAAG GCCCTACTGGAATATGAAAAGCACAAAATGCGTAGTGGCGAGCTTCCTTTCACCGATGCTGCTTTTGCAGAACCCACTAGTGCTGGAATCCAG GGGCATCAACCCTTTGGATCAGGTCGAGCAAGAAGAGATGCTGCAGCTCGAGCCATGCAAGGTTGGCATTCTCAACGTCTTCTTGGTAATGGTGAGGTTGGAGATCCTATCATTAAG GAGAAGAACTCAGTATCTTTGCCAAAGCGTGAAAAGCAACTTAAAAGCATTG GTTTGAAACGGAAAAAGCCTTCTCCCATGGAGCATGCTGCCAAAGTTACTGGCGTGAAATTATCAAAACCGCA TTTGGAGACAATGGTGGTGGATATTGGCCCTCCTGCTGACTGGGTGAAGATCAATGTGCAGAAAACTGTACGTTTCTCTTTCTCCACAG AAGGATTGCTATGA